A genomic window from Providencia alcalifaciens includes:
- the yidZ gene encoding HTH-type transcriptional regulator YidZ, protein MNKQLHRLDLNLLVILQYLVEERSVSLAAQRLAITPSSVSKSLSKLRQWFDDPLFIRSPQGLLPTPLMLRIEKSLPEFLNLSHYIAEIRDTEKPRGMTFRLMMEAPLNLIMLHDLSLNILNQYPESEVIVRDWDYNSLAALIAGDADIGLVGRESFHLSRESISQLPDILNFEVLFTDKPLAFIRSDHPILQEEWTLANYLKYPHISTEFGNRIPWALDDLLETMGLHRQIHLSFSTFEQSLLMASRPDHNLITSSPGYCQHYVNDFNLDLVCLPLPVDDILYQQLEIPFLMLWHKRNSYNSKTLWLREQIKNSTLEFVKP, encoded by the coding sequence GTGAATAAGCAACTGCATCGATTAGACTTAAATTTACTGGTTATTCTGCAATATCTGGTGGAAGAACGCAGTGTTAGCCTCGCAGCTCAACGCCTTGCAATCACCCCATCATCTGTCAGTAAGTCGTTGTCTAAACTACGTCAATGGTTCGATGACCCTCTGTTTATCCGCAGCCCGCAAGGGCTGCTTCCTACCCCACTCATGCTACGCATTGAAAAATCACTGCCTGAGTTTTTAAATCTCTCACACTATATTGCTGAAATTCGTGATACCGAAAAACCGCGAGGCATGACTTTCCGCTTAATGATGGAAGCACCGTTAAACTTAATCATGCTTCACGATTTATCCCTGAATATCCTCAATCAATACCCAGAATCGGAGGTCATTGTACGGGATTGGGATTATAACTCGTTGGCAGCACTGATTGCGGGGGATGCGGACATCGGCTTAGTGGGACGTGAAAGTTTTCATTTATCCAGAGAGTCAATAAGCCAGCTACCCGATATTTTAAATTTTGAAGTGTTATTCACCGATAAGCCTCTGGCGTTTATCCGCAGTGACCACCCCATTTTGCAAGAAGAATGGACGTTGGCAAATTATTTAAAATACCCTCATATCAGCACCGAATTTGGCAACCGTATTCCGTGGGCGCTTGATGATTTACTCGAGACCATGGGGCTTCATCGTCAAATCCATTTATCCTTTTCGACCTTTGAACAATCCCTCTTAATGGCGTCTCGCCCGGATCATAACCTTATTACTAGCTCCCCCGGCTATTGCCAACACTATGTTAATGATTTCAACCTTGATTTAGTCTGCCTTCCTCTTCCTGTTGATGACATTCTCTACCAGCAGCTCGAAATTCCTTTTTTGATGCTGTGGCACAAACGTAATTCCTATAACTCAAAAACCTTATGGTTAAGAGAGCAGATCAAAAATAGTACGCTTGAATTTGTGAAACCTTGA
- the nagK gene encoding N-acetylglucosamine kinase, with the protein MYYGFDMGGTKIELAVFDQALNQVWQKRVPTPKNDYQALLNAFRDLTAEADAQFNCQGKIGIGVPGIVNHSEGVVFTTNVPSAQYKPFIHDLATLLNRPVKVENDANCFALSEAWDPEFKRYPSVLGLILGTGVGGGFVINGKVLSGKNGIAGEIGHMNMSVRAAKYLGETVPEIVCGCGQTGCFETYLSGPGFERIYTAFTGEKCSAIEIIERYHNGDIAAKQHVERYMMVLAMFMGQVITVFDPDLVVIGGGLSQFDEIYRLLPEMVPQYLYGIAKMPAIGKARYGASGGARGAAFLNLVD; encoded by the coding sequence ATGTATTACGGCTTTGACATGGGCGGCACTAAGATTGAGCTAGCAGTGTTCGACCAAGCGCTCAATCAAGTGTGGCAAAAACGTGTTCCAACCCCCAAAAATGATTATCAAGCATTGCTCAATGCTTTTCGTGATTTAACGGCTGAAGCCGATGCACAGTTTAACTGCCAAGGTAAAATTGGTATTGGTGTTCCGGGGATAGTCAATCACTCAGAAGGCGTGGTATTTACGACCAATGTCCCAAGCGCACAATATAAACCTTTCATTCATGACCTAGCCACACTTTTAAATCGCCCTGTTAAAGTTGAAAACGATGCCAACTGCTTTGCCCTATCAGAAGCATGGGATCCTGAATTCAAGCGTTACCCTAGCGTTCTAGGTTTGATTCTTGGTACTGGCGTTGGCGGCGGTTTTGTCATCAACGGTAAGGTGTTATCGGGAAAAAATGGCATTGCTGGGGAAATCGGACACATGAATATGAGTGTTCGTGCCGCAAAATATCTTGGGGAAACCGTACCTGAAATTGTCTGTGGTTGTGGTCAAACTGGCTGCTTTGAAACCTATCTTTCAGGCCCCGGCTTCGAACGCATTTATACCGCGTTTACTGGTGAAAAATGCTCTGCTATCGAGATTATTGAACGTTATCACAACGGTGACATCGCCGCAAAACAGCATGTGGAACGCTATATGATGGTGCTGGCAATGTTTATGGGACAAGTCATCACCGTCTTTGACCCAGACTTAGTAGTGATTGGCGGTGGCCTGTCCCAATTTGATGAAATTTATCGCCTATTACCAGAAATGGTACCTCAATATCTGTATGGCATTGCGAAAATGCCCGCTATCGGAAAAGCCCGTTATGGTGCCTCTGGTGGCGCCCGTGGCGCTGCATTTTTGAATCTCGTCGACTAA
- a CDS encoding flotillin family protein, giving the protein MDLAEYMPFLTVVGGVIIIILGFFGLFKAFYIKVPQGTALIVNDMSSQPKVHFTGALVYPVIYKKEFMRISLLTLEVDRRGKDGLICQDNLRADITVAFYLRVNETTEDVLKVAKAIGVERASDHQAVSALFSAKFSEALKTVGKQLELAKLFEDRQSFRDRIVDVIGKDLNGYALEDVAIDYLEQTPKSALDPNNIFDSEGIRKITEITAIHNIETNQKERDQELAIKKKNVETREASLALERQQADAEARQKREIDNIRAREQAETLRVQEEERLKSEQARIQTQQEIEIREENRMREVEVAQQNRTRAVAIEEERVSRARELEIVAREREVELQRIEKEKALEEERKNISNVIRERVAVEKTVAQEEERIKEVREVSEAERMKQVTVINAQAEAEEALVRQVKKAEADEASAKHRAEEISTMAQAELEASAKQAEAKKRLAEGIEAEHAALGLAEARVRQATAEAEEKEGLVQANITAEKLLAEARGLKEKGLTEAQVMEAKANAEREQGFAEAKILEEKLAAQARGEEQQANAKEKLGLADAKVLEEKLAAQARGEGQLGAAQAEVIRQRLKAEADGLTDKFQSMDHLSDTARSHEEFRMRLEKEFEQSMASIEANKEIAREQADVLAAALSKTNIEIVGGDGDFFNTFSKALSLGKAVDGFMDKSSFAKDNLEKLVNRVTEEKKIDIASLLQNPEVKDLINGFMAAKGAPQTAKNIVNKPVSYDDNQS; this is encoded by the coding sequence ATGGATTTGGCTGAATACATGCCTTTTTTAACGGTTGTTGGGGGAGTGATCATCATCATTCTTGGGTTCTTTGGTTTATTTAAAGCCTTCTACATCAAAGTCCCTCAAGGTACTGCTCTGATTGTCAACGACATGTCTTCACAACCCAAAGTGCATTTTACGGGCGCGTTAGTGTATCCCGTTATCTACAAAAAAGAGTTTATGCGTATTTCGCTGCTAACTCTGGAAGTGGATCGTCGTGGTAAAGATGGCTTAATTTGCCAAGATAACTTACGGGCAGATATCACCGTTGCCTTCTATCTACGTGTTAATGAAACCACCGAAGACGTATTAAAAGTAGCAAAAGCTATCGGTGTTGAGCGTGCATCTGACCATCAAGCCGTCAGCGCCCTATTCAGTGCTAAATTTTCAGAAGCCCTGAAAACGGTTGGTAAGCAATTAGAATTAGCCAAGCTGTTTGAAGACCGTCAAAGCTTCCGTGACCGTATTGTCGATGTGATTGGTAAAGACCTTAACGGTTATGCGTTAGAAGACGTGGCAATCGACTATTTAGAGCAAACGCCGAAATCAGCTCTCGACCCGAACAATATTTTCGACTCCGAAGGTATTCGCAAAATCACCGAAATTACCGCTATTCACAATATCGAAACTAACCAAAAAGAGCGCGACCAAGAGTTAGCTATCAAAAAGAAAAACGTGGAAACCCGCGAAGCGAGCTTAGCATTAGAGCGCCAACAAGCTGACGCTGAAGCCCGTCAAAAACGTGAAATTGATAATATCCGTGCTCGAGAACAAGCCGAAACCCTACGCGTTCAAGAAGAAGAGCGCCTGAAGTCAGAACAAGCGCGCATTCAAACTCAGCAAGAAATTGAAATTCGTGAAGAAAACCGCATGCGTGAAGTGGAAGTGGCTCAACAGAACCGTACACGCGCCGTGGCTATCGAAGAGGAACGAGTCAGTCGTGCTCGTGAGCTAGAAATTGTCGCTCGTGAACGTGAAGTTGAACTGCAACGTATTGAAAAAGAAAAAGCGCTAGAAGAAGAACGTAAAAACATCTCTAACGTGATCCGCGAACGTGTCGCCGTCGAAAAAACCGTCGCACAGGAAGAGGAACGCATCAAGGAAGTCCGCGAAGTTTCAGAAGCTGAGCGTATGAAGCAAGTCACCGTGATCAACGCCCAAGCGGAAGCCGAAGAGGCTTTAGTCCGTCAGGTGAAAAAAGCCGAAGCCGATGAAGCCAGCGCCAAACACCGTGCAGAAGAAATCAGTACCATGGCACAAGCAGAGCTGGAAGCTTCCGCCAAACAAGCTGAAGCCAAAAAACGCTTAGCAGAAGGGATTGAAGCAGAGCATGCAGCATTAGGCTTAGCGGAAGCCCGTGTTCGCCAAGCCACTGCCGAAGCTGAAGAGAAAGAAGGCCTGGTTCAAGCGAACATCACCGCTGAAAAACTGTTAGCCGAAGCTCGTGGTCTGAAAGAAAAAGGCTTAACCGAAGCGCAAGTGATGGAAGCTAAAGCGAACGCCGAACGCGAACAAGGTTTTGCCGAAGCGAAAATTCTGGAAGAAAAATTGGCAGCGCAGGCGCGTGGTGAAGAACAACAAGCCAACGCCAAAGAAAAACTGGGCTTGGCGGATGCCAAAGTCTTGGAAGAAAAACTGGCAGCCCAAGCTCGCGGTGAAGGCCAATTAGGGGCCGCGCAAGCTGAAGTTATCCGCCAGCGTCTGAAAGCAGAAGCTGACGGTCTGACTGATAAGTTCCAATCCATGGATCACCTCAGTGATACTGCTCGTTCACACGAAGAGTTCCGTATGCGCCTTGAGAAAGAGTTTGAGCAATCCATGGCATCCATTGAAGCGAATAAAGAAATTGCTCGCGAACAAGCAGATGTACTGGCTGCGGCGCTGAGCAAAACCAACATCGAAATTGTGGGCGGTGACGGCGACTTCTTTAACACCTTCTCCAAAGCGCTGAGCTTAGGTAAAGCCGTTGATGGGTTTATGGATAAAAGCAGCTTTGCCAAAGATAACCTTGAAAAGTTAGTTAATCGAGTCACAGAAGAGAAGAAAATTGATATCGCGTCCTTACTGCAAAACCCTGAAGTCAAAGATTTAATCAATGGCTTTATGGCTGCAAAAGGCGCGCCACAAACAGCGAAAAACATCGTGAACAAACCCGTGTCTTACGATGATAACCAAAGCTAA
- a CDS encoding OB-fold-containig protein, with protein sequence MSLFLENCLAFPTIIFSGLLIIVLFYWLCAAFGLLDIDLFNIDTELDADGIDLTGFAGWLTKLGLAGIPVTIILTLFTLFGWLISYFAAHLFLRFIDMTLLRYAVSVTSLVITAFISLHLTAICLKPIRSRLVNFNKPKTVHQLMGKLATVRSGTVTEQNGEATLEDGGAGLILQVRAPSAENIKRGDRVVIISYDPQSHSYQVVTENEFRQ encoded by the coding sequence ATGAGTTTGTTTTTAGAAAATTGCTTGGCTTTCCCGACCATTATCTTTAGCGGTTTGCTGATTATTGTCCTTTTTTACTGGCTCTGTGCCGCTTTTGGACTGTTAGATATTGATTTATTTAATATCGATACTGAATTAGACGCTGACGGCATCGACCTCACTGGCTTTGCTGGCTGGCTAACAAAACTTGGTTTAGCCGGTATTCCCGTCACCATTATCTTGACGCTATTTACCCTCTTCGGCTGGCTGATTAGTTACTTTGCTGCGCATTTATTCCTCCGTTTTATTGATATGACCTTGCTGCGTTACGCCGTCAGCGTCACATCACTGGTAATTACCGCCTTTATCTCCCTGCACTTAACCGCCATTTGCCTAAAACCAATCCGTAGCCGGCTGGTTAACTTTAATAAACCCAAAACGGTTCATCAGCTAATGGGAAAATTGGCAACAGTGCGCTCTGGGACGGTCACAGAACAGAATGGGGAAGCCACCTTAGAAGATGGCGGTGCCGGACTAATTTTGCAGGTTAGAGCGCCTAGCGCTGAAAATATTAAACGCGGGGATCGCGTCGTTATCATCAGTTATGACCCACAATCCCACAGTTACCAAGTTGTCACTGAGAACGAATTCAGGCAGTAA
- the ykgO gene encoding type B 50S ribosomal protein L36: protein MKVLSSLKTAKQRHPDCQVVRRRGRIYVICKTNPRFKAVQG, encoded by the coding sequence GTGAAAGTCCTCAGCTCATTAAAAACCGCTAAGCAGCGTCATCCTGATTGCCAAGTTGTGCGCCGTCGTGGCCGCATCTACGTGATTTGTAAAACCAATCCTCGTTTCAAAGCCGTTCAAGGTTAG
- the asd gene encoding aspartate-semialdehyde dehydrogenase: MKNVGFIGWRGMVGSVLMQRMVEEGDFNVIHPVFFTTSQHGAEAPVFGGHRSTLQDAFDIDALSALDIIISCQGGDYTNEVYPKLREAGWKGYWIDAASSLRMKDDAIIILDPVNHQHIQDGLNKGIKTFVGGNCTVSLMLMSLGGLFANNLVEWASVATYQAASGAGARNMRELLSQMGSLHAQVAKELQNPASAILEIEKKVTDFTRSGSMPTDAFGVPLAGSLIPWIDKALENGQSREEWKGQAETNKILATGSNIIPVDGLCVRVGALRCHSQAFTLKLKKDVPLNEVEQLLASHNEWVKVVPNDREITMRELTPAAVTGTLSTPVGRLRKLNMGPEYLSAFTVGDQLLWGAAEPLRRMLRILL, from the coding sequence ATGAAAAATGTAGGGTTTATTGGCTGGCGTGGAATGGTCGGCTCCGTATTGATGCAAAGAATGGTAGAAGAAGGGGATTTTAACGTTATTCACCCGGTCTTTTTTACCACCTCCCAACATGGGGCTGAAGCGCCTGTTTTTGGTGGCCATCGCAGCACGTTGCAAGATGCATTTGATATCGATGCACTGAGCGCACTGGATATTATTATTAGCTGTCAAGGCGGCGATTATACCAATGAAGTGTATCCAAAGTTACGTGAAGCGGGCTGGAAAGGCTACTGGATTGATGCCGCGTCTTCACTGCGTATGAAAGATGATGCGATTATTATTTTAGATCCAGTGAACCATCAGCATATCCAAGACGGCTTAAATAAAGGCATTAAGACCTTCGTCGGCGGTAACTGTACGGTGAGTTTAATGCTGATGTCGTTGGGCGGTCTGTTTGCGAATAACTTGGTTGAGTGGGCTTCCGTCGCAACGTATCAAGCGGCATCCGGTGCAGGTGCGCGTAATATGCGTGAGCTGTTGTCACAAATGGGTTCTTTACATGCGCAAGTGGCGAAAGAGCTGCAAAATCCAGCATCGGCCATCTTAGAAATCGAGAAAAAAGTCACTGACTTTACGCGCAGTGGCTCCATGCCAACGGATGCGTTCGGTGTTCCGCTTGCGGGCAGTTTGATCCCGTGGATTGATAAAGCGTTAGAAAACGGTCAAAGCCGTGAAGAGTGGAAAGGTCAGGCGGAAACCAACAAAATACTGGCAACCGGCAGCAATATTATTCCGGTTGATGGCTTATGTGTTCGTGTGGGCGCATTACGCTGCCATAGCCAAGCGTTCACGCTGAAACTGAAAAAAGATGTGCCACTGAATGAAGTGGAGCAATTACTGGCTTCCCATAATGAGTGGGTGAAAGTGGTGCCGAATGACCGTGAAATCACGATGCGTGAACTGACTCCTGCGGCAGTGACGGGCACGCTGAGCACACCAGTAGGGCGTCTGCGTAAGTTGAATATGGGTCCTGAGTACCTTTCAGCCTTTACCGTGGGCGACCAGTTACTGTGGGGGGCTGCGGAGCCTCTGCGCCGTATGTTGAGAATTCTGCTGTAG
- a CDS encoding MdtL family multidrug efflux MFS transporter, whose protein sequence is MTKYVLFSFWIVLIYPLGVDLHLTGIPYIAADLNANESQLHVAFSIYLAGMASTMLIAGWCADHIGRKPVVLVGTMVFAIASVIAGNATSIDTFLVSRFFQGIGAGFCYVVTFAILRDVLTPQRRTKVLAAMNGVTCIAPVLAPVIGFAILLIYHWSVMFYFMAGYAVISMLFCLISIKETKPSSASPTEQSNTQPATEEKLFSTFFVTRLIISCFGMGVILTYVNVAPIILMENLGFTTGQYSTAMTLLAMVSMGTSFLMPKLISTFNSRTLLNTALSLFLVNGVLLSIYLLALPHLALLYIVFAFCGVGFSMQFGIIMSQALSPFAKKAGIASSVLAISQLSCASAYIWVMGVMGVPSISMLLIILLAAGMIGMVLLRVPTTQVNQQVATCE, encoded by the coding sequence ATGACCAAATATGTCCTTTTTAGTTTCTGGATCGTCCTTATTTATCCTTTGGGCGTTGATCTCCATTTGACTGGTATTCCTTATATTGCCGCTGATTTAAATGCCAATGAAAGCCAGCTCCATGTGGCATTTTCTATCTATTTAGCGGGTATGGCATCCACCATGTTAATTGCCGGATGGTGCGCCGATCATATTGGTCGAAAGCCTGTCGTTTTAGTCGGTACGATGGTATTTGCTATCGCCTCTGTTATCGCCGGAAATGCCACATCCATTGATACCTTCTTAGTGTCGCGGTTCTTCCAAGGGATTGGCGCAGGTTTCTGTTATGTCGTGACCTTCGCTATTTTGCGTGATGTGCTGACGCCGCAGCGACGCACCAAAGTGCTCGCCGCAATGAATGGTGTAACCTGTATCGCGCCAGTACTGGCACCTGTTATTGGATTTGCTATTTTACTCATCTACCACTGGTCTGTGATGTTCTACTTTATGGCCGGTTATGCGGTTATCAGTATGCTATTTTGCTTAATCTCAATTAAAGAGACTAAACCTTCTTCAGCATCACCAACAGAACAATCGAATACCCAACCTGCCACAGAAGAAAAGTTATTTAGCACCTTCTTTGTCACGCGCTTGATTATCTCCTGCTTTGGCATGGGCGTGATCCTAACTTACGTTAACGTCGCTCCAATTATCTTGATGGAAAACCTTGGATTCACAACAGGCCAATACTCTACTGCCATGACCTTACTGGCGATGGTGAGTATGGGAACCTCATTCTTGATGCCAAAACTGATTTCGACATTTAATAGCCGAACCTTACTGAATACTGCGTTAAGCCTGTTTTTGGTCAATGGCGTCCTGCTTTCCATCTATCTGCTGGCTCTCCCACATTTGGCGCTGCTGTACATCGTCTTCGCCTTTTGTGGTGTTGGTTTTTCCATGCAGTTCGGCATCATCATGAGCCAAGCGCTATCGCCATTTGCCAAAAAAGCGGGTATTGCCAGTTCTGTATTGGCTATCTCACAATTAAGCTGCGCCTCGGCGTATATTTGGGTAATGGGTGTAATGGGCGTTCCATCAATCAGTATGCTGTTAATTATCTTGCTTGCGGCGGGAATGATTGGCATGGTGCTGCTAAGAGTACCCACCACGCAAGTCAACCAACAGGTCGCTACATGTGAATAA